A region from the Lolium perenne isolate Kyuss_39 chromosome 4, Kyuss_2.0, whole genome shotgun sequence genome encodes:
- the LOC127326186 gene encoding putative UPF0481 protein At3g02645 has protein sequence MATCSSHPFDETQWIIRIRRILDEEIELCDDQPISIFDVLKPLMCTKPEAYVPQMVALGPYHHCHEGLRDMEMYKLSAAKRAQSHLPSMNFQRLVDVFATLEHLIRSHYHRQLTLTNETLAWMMAIDVSFLLEFLQTFSQTSNKQRRLQRMPSRMSHLVDHSRRTSTHSMLLRDIVMLENQIPMFLLVKAMEMRCPSAGPDVLGSMLSGFFQEVSTLKGVGSPCTDATRHAHLLDFLYSNMVPCGCVEESDGAVDEAGDGPHDQAQRSTLSSVAELVMKRGLKLASLVTDFVVRVLLKFVASLPCLSMLRQPIEEMTSQRIITQRGSPEPSGGSDVQSKNASPLLEEIAVPTVAELAYAGVTFVPAVGGVSAIEFCARTATLHLPVISVDMTTEVTLRNLVAYEASVGSRALVLARYVELMNGIIDTDEDARLLRERGIILNHLKSDQEVAELWNGMTRSVRLTRVPALDKVIDELNRYHGSCWKVRVRAFVRARLLGSRDLVACALMLFLFVFVALQALCISRGCLLSWYGMGMARRKDACHILKS, from the exons ATGGCGACATGTTCAAGCCACCCATTTGATGAAACGCAGTGGATCATTCGAATTCGTCGTATCCTCGACGAGGAGATCGAGCTGTGCGATGACCAACcgatctccatcttcgatgtcctCAAGCCGCTGATGTGCACTAAGCCGGAAGCTTATGTGCCTCAGATGGTAGCCCTGGGCCCTTACCACCATTGCCATGAAGGACTCCGTGACATGGAGATGTACAAGCTTTCAGCGGCCAAGAGAGCCCAGAGCCACCTCCCAAGTATGAACTTCCAACGGCTCGTGGACGTCTTTGCCACGCTCGAGCATCTGATTCGTTCCCACTATCACAG GCAACTGACTCTCACCAACGAGACGCTAGCATGGATGATGGCGATCGACGTCTCGTTCCTTCTCGAGTTCCTGCAGACTTTCAGCCAGACCAGCAACAAGCAGAGGAGACTGCAGAGGATGCCGTCGAGGATGTCGCATCTGGTCGATCACTCTCGCAGGACGTCCACTCACAGCATGCTGCTGCGTGACATCGTTATGCTGGAGAACCAGATCCCGATGTTTCTGCTCGTGAAAGCAATGGAGATGCGGTGCCCGTCAGCAGGCCCGGATGTTCTGGGCTCCATGCTGTCCGGGTTCTTCCAGGAGGTTTCCACGCTCAAGGGGGTTGGCTCGCCGTGCACCGACGCCACACGACACGCCCACTTGTTGGACTTCCTCTACTCCAACATGGTACCTTGTGGCTGTGTGGAAGAATCAGATGGTGCCGTGGACGAAGCCGGAGACGGGCCGCATGATCAAGCACAGAGGTCGACTCTGAGTTCAGTCGCCGAATTGGTCATGAAGCGTGGCCTGAAGTTGGCGTCGCTGGTGACAGATTTCGTGGTGAGGGTCCTGCTCAAGTTCGTGGCCAGCCTTCCGTGCCTCTCGATGCTCCGGCAGCCCATCGAGGAGATGACTTCTCAGCGAATAATAACCCAGCGAGGCTCCCCTGAACCCAGCGGCGGATCCGACGTTCAGAGCAAGAACGCGTCCCCCCTGCTCGAGGAGATCGCGGTGCCTACCGTCGCCGAGCTCGCCTACGCCGGCGTCACGTTCGTCCCGGCGGTCGGCGGCGTCTCCGCGATCGAGTTCTGCGCGAGAACCGCGACGCTGCACCTCCCGGTGATCAGCGTCGACATGACCACCGAGGTCACCCTGCGGAACCTGGTGGCTTACGAGGCATCGGTCGGGTCCAGGGCGCTGGTCTTGGCGCGCTACGTGGAGCTCATGAACGGGATCATCGACACCGACGAGGACGCCAGGCTGCTGAGGGAGCGCGGGATCATACTGAACCACCTCAAGAGCGACCAGGAGGTGGCGGAGCTGTGGAACGGGATGACCCGGTCGGTGAGGCTCACGAGGGTGCCGGCCTTGGACAAGGTAATCGATGAGCTCAACAGGTACCACGGGAGCTGCTGGAAGGTGAGGGTTAGGGCCTTCGTCAGAGCGCGTCTCCTTGGATCCAGGGACTTGGTTGCTTGCGCCCTTATGCTCTTCCTCTTCGTCTTCGTCGCCCTCCAGGCGTTGTGCATCTCTcgtggctgcctcctttcttggtACGGGATGGGTATGGCCAGGAGAAAAGATGCTTGTCACATCCTCAAAAGCTGA